From a single Daphnia pulex isolate KAP4 chromosome 2, ASM2113471v1 genomic region:
- the LOC124188954 gene encoding protein sidekick-like isoform X3, which yields MPGVKAQHLGLLPSVLLLFLCQHISSADNMQSPRFVTQPSASASIVSEGRAKFLQCQAVGYPQPEYRWMKDGSFQTEFSSEPVYKIQSIRREDAGVYQCVARNAVGSIFSEQVQVLVAYMSPFSDQTETSLTIQTGDAAVLEVQALESQPKPAVTWEAEDGAPLYGHKYAIGPDNQLVILSASESDQKLYRAHVTNTQLGQEELSGGVRLVVRGNSETDDVPARIVIAPRDTEVVRGSPVTELHCIANARSLYHLETLWFKDDEPIENSGVGHTFNDLWNRTLSLLNADPSHSGRYSCRVSTKSLRSEPVTAGANVTILEKPVLLEKVSLETLGDFGRISSLPCRARGVPTPSVKWYRNVVDVTSLPGNKYFVAEDGSLKIQKLAMEDGGMFQCVASNSAGQATAYTWLKVKTSAPVMESPPENRTVRDGRDETFSCKAGGAPTPNITWIFNDTTVLVPSGRVQILEDGSLLIAAVRANDAGKYTCIRTNEAGSVEDSALLSVLVRTQIVQPPVDTRVILGHVATMQCRVSGDSSVSYSVQWRHENKVIDPLRSQRIQVLADGTLQIAEARASDVGTYACHVTSAGGDDSRIAKLYVIELPYPPNGVAASRLGNGKMVNVSWIAGFDGNSPISKFIIQKRVVPVTGPIPDTVNSWTTEIANVSADVRWIDLPSLKAAAAYQFRVSAVNSVGEGQPSEPSNRVTLPQEAPSGPPVGLVGSARSASQIMIQWQPPDEEHRNGMITGYMVRYRLHGYGDNSPWSYRNITNENQRNYLIEDLITWKDYEIQMAAFNRIDVGKFSKSITVKTREGTPEAAPTQVRAEAVNSTTIRVWWKPPDPQLINGINQGYKLQAWRGDNQVAEKTVTVPPSPFDPLAEQTALVDGVQKYTEYQITVLCFTSPGDGPRSGHVTVKTAEDVPDEVSSLRFDEISDRSVRVSWSPPEKDNGKLTGYTVRWSVKDMPHTLKVKNVTGDVSSLVVNSLQPTTHYTFEVAGWTSSGMGAIKTATIQSGIEPVLPGAPTRLAVSNIEAFSVVLQFTPGFDGNSSVTKWTVQAQSLRNSTWDTIWEVTDPEATTLTVSNLTPFMEYALRLVANNVVGPSPPSEPTKRFQTIQAPPSHAPFNVTVRAVSATQLRVRWTPLQQIEWYGVPRGYNVSYRRANADTPLDAVSIEDHNANSFVLEDLEEFTIYQVIVQAYNDVGTSQPSPPATERTREATPSSGPKTVSANETSSTTIVVRWNEVDLLHRNGIIEGYKVYYGALNVPFRYKKVPSNATFTTTLTELRKFTQYSIQVLAYTRIGDGVLSVPPIVVQTMEDVPGVPSNVSFPDVSFSSARVIWDVPAEPNGEILAYRVTYFIDSTQATNTSKEFSPSDRTYRVTNLEAEQFYMFHIAAKTSLGWGQAARALVYTTNSRDAPQPPSAPHVSPSQIQSQQITFSWAPGRDGFAPLRYYTVQYRGDSSGPWQTVNERVEPTVTSYTVHALKPFTAYQFRIQAINDIGPSGWSSESEVVRTLPAAPASGVASVKVIPITTTSVRIVWHPLSEDAWNGDAHTAAYRIDYRQITDFPTPALLQGGGQKEEIYDGKASQMILNDLVRDRNYEIIVTPFNSQGPGPSSSPTTVYVGEAVPTGEPREVAAIATSPTEVRLTWVAPLASQQNGDLLGYKIFYLATSQTIDKEEMEVVPASHVAHSLPFMDMFTEYRIQIVAFNPAGDGPRSVPVTVRTLQGIPGSPGSLKFSDITMNSLKVSWEEPKQPNGEITGYVVTYETAQQDETFSKQVKQKVTTTWLVVANLEEEVTYYFSVRASTFDLGPPATGNVTTGPQEGSPGRPKDLLIARTTSSVNLQWENGPAGKGPIVGYYIESRKKVVADWQIKEDQWQTVARTDQGPMREYSVSYQNLMPSSSYTFRIVAYNKFGISYPVYTHDPFLTPSKLYLEYSYSTHQKPFYHQTWFLVTLAAGSVVIITLLVAVLCVKSKSYKYKHEAQKTLEESLTNEEMGFAFEMRQSKRTGTIGRNTLSRRSVAGSVGVLGGGTLGGASAGPSVVGKPPPRPAPSSVAYNSDDESARGGYDENPDDSSLTEKPSEISSTDSQGSESEPESERGEPHSFVNHYANVNDTLRQSWKKQRPVKNYTSFTDSEQEGSTVVSLNGGQIVMNNKARSRAPLPGFSSFV from the exons ATGCCTGGCGTCAAGGCCCAACACCTGGGATTATTACCGagtgtgttgctgctgttccTTTGTCAACACATTTCGTCTG CGGACAACATGCAGTCGCCCCGTTTCGTCACTCAACCATCCGCTTCGGCGAGCATCGTCAGCGAAGGCCGGGCCAAATTCCTTCAGTGTCAAGCCGTTG GCTACCCGCAGCCGGAATACAGATGGATGAAAGATGGCTCCTTTCAGACGGAATTCTCATCGGAACCGGTTTACAAAATCCAGTCCATCCGACGCGAGGACGCTGGCGTTTACCAATGCGTAGCTCGTAACGCTGTCGGATCCATATTCAGCGAGCAAGTTCAAGTCCTTGTCGCCT ACATGAGTCCCTTTAGCGACCAGACGGAAACGTCGCTGACTATCCAGACAGGCGATGCCGCCGTCCTGGAAGTGCAGGCCCTAGAGTCTCAGCCCAAACCGGCCGTGACTTGGGAAGCTGAAGACGGAGCGCCGCTCTACGGACACAAATATGCCATCGGTCCTGATAACCAACTAGTTATCCTGTCGGCCTCTGAAAGCGACCAGAAACTTTACCG GGCTCACGTAACAAACACGCAGCTGGGTCAAGAAGAGCTGAGCGGAGGAGTTCGATTAGTGGTCCGCGGTAATAGCGAAACCGATGACGTGCCGGCCCGCATCGTCATCGCGCCCCGAGATACGGAAGTGGTTCGCGGCTCTCCCGTCACTGAACTTCATTGCATTGCCAATGCCAG GTCGCTGTATCACTTGGAAACCCTGTGGTTTAAAGATGATGAGCCAATCGAAAACTCTGGAGTTGGGCACACATTCAACGATTTATGGAATCGAACTCTCTCCCTGCTCAACGCCGATCCCAGCCATTCCGGCCGCTATAGTTGCAGAGTTTCCACCAAATCGCTGCGATCCGAACCCGTCACGGCCGGCGCCAACGTCACCATTCTTG aaaaacccGTTCTTTTGGAGAAGGTATCATTGGAGACGTTGGGCGATTTCGGTCGGATCTCTTCGCTACCCTGCCGTGCCCGCGGAGTGCCCACTCCATCCGTCAAGTGGTACAGGAATGTCGTCGACGTGACATCCTTACCGGGGAACAA GTATTTTGTGGCGGAAGATGGATCGCTCAAGATCCAGAAGCTCGCCATGGAGGATGGCGGCATGTTCCAGTGCGTCGCATCCAATAGCGCCGGTCAAGCTACGGCTTACACATGGCTCAAGGTTAAAA CCTCGGCTCCCGTCATGGAATCTCCGCCAGAAAACCGGACAGTCCGTGACGGCCGTGATGAAACATTTAGCTGCAAAGCAGGAGGAGCTCCCACTCCCAACATAACGTGGATCTTTAATG ACACGACTGTCCTAGTACCCTCTGGCCGGGTTCAAATACTCGAGGACGGATCTTTGTTGATTGCCGCCGTGCGTGCCAACGATGCGGGAAAATACACTTGCATCAGAACAAACGAAGCCGGTAGTGTCGAGGATTCTGCCCTCCTCTCCGTCTTGG TGCGCACGCAAATCGTCCAACCACCAGTGGATACTCGAGTGATTCTTGGTCACGTGGCCACTATGCAGTGCAGGGTGTCTGGTGACTCGTCCGTTTCCTACAGCGTTCAATGGCGACATGAAAATAA GGTTATCGATCCGCTTCGCAGTCAGCGGATTCAAGTCCTTGCCGATGGCACTCTGCAGATTGCCGAGGCTCGGGCCTCGGATGTGGGTACCTACGCTTGTCACGTGACATCAGCCGGCGGAGACGACTCGCGAATTGCCAAGCTCTACGTTATCGAACTGCCGTATCCTCCGAACGGAGTGGCCGCCTCACGATTGGGCAACGGCAAAATGGTCAACGTCTCGTGGATCGCGGGATTCGACGGCAACAGTCCAATCTCCAAGTTTATCATCCAAAAACGCGTCGTGCCCGTTACCGGCCCAATACCCGACACGGTTAACAGTTGGACAACGGAAATAGCCAACGTGTCGGCCGACGTTCGATGGATTGATTTACCCTCGCTCAAGGCCGCTGCTGCCTACCAATTCCGCGTCAGCGCCGTCAATAGCGTAGGGGAAGGCCAGCCGTCCGAACCGAGCAACAGAGTCACTCTACCGCAAGAAg CTCCTTCCGGACCGCCGGTGGGACTAGTTGGCTCGGCTCGCTCGGCCTCCCAAATTATGATTCAATGGCAGCCGCCCGACGAGGAGCACCGCAATGGAATGATTACCGGCTACATGGTGCGTTATCGCCTGCACGGCTACGGTGACAACAGCCCCTGGTCTTACCGCAACATAACAAACGAa AATCAACGGAATTATTTGATCGAGGATTTAATCACTTGGAAAGATTACGAAATTCAAATGGCTGCATTTAATCGCATAGACGTTGGAAAGTTTAGCAAATCCATCACGGTCAAGACTCGAGAAGGAA CCCCGGAAGCGGCTCCCACTCAAGTGCGAGCGGAAGCCGTCAATTCGACCACCATTCGAGTGTGGTGGAAACCACCCGATCCTCAGCTGATCAACGGCATTAATCAGGGCTACAAGCTTCAAGCCTGGAGAG GTGATAATCAAGTGGCGGAGAAGACCGTCACAGTTCCACCCAGTCCGTTTGATCCATTGGCGGAGCAAACTGCTTTGGTGGATGGCGTCCAGAAATATACCGAATACCAGATAACGGTCCTCTGCTTCACATCGCCGGGCGACGGGCCACGCAGCGGTCACGTGACAGTCAAAACCGCCGAAGATG TTCCGGATGAGGTGTCTAGCCTCCGCTTCGACGAGATCAGCGATCGTTCCGTCCGCGTCTCTTGGTCTCCGCCCGAAAAAGATAACGGCAAGTTGACGGGTTACACTGTTCGCTGGTCTGTCAAAGACATGCCGCATACCCTCAAAGTGAAAAACGTCACCGGAGATGTTTCCAGCCTAGTCGTCAACAGCCTACAG CCAACGACACACTACACTTTCGAGGTAGCCGGTTGGACCAGCAGCGGCATGGGTGCTATTAAAACAGCTACAATTCAATCGGGTATCGAACCGGTTCTGCCAGGAGCTCCGACAAGACTAGCCGTTTCCAACATTGAAGCCTTCTCTGTCGTTCTCCAATTCACGCCGGGATTCGATGGCAATTCTTCGGTCACCAAGTGGACAGTTCAG GCCCAGTCATTACGTAACAGCACGTGGGACACGATTTGGGAGGTGACCGATCCAGAGGCAACCACACTAACTGTTAGTAACTTGACGCCGTTCATGGAGTATGCCCTTCGGCTTGTGGCTAATAATGTAGTAGGCCCTTCGCCACCGTCGGAGCCCACTAAACGTTTCCAAACTATTCAAGCTCCTCCGTCGCACGCTCCATTTAACGTTACCGTACGGGCTGTCAGTGCTACTCAGCTGCGTGTCAGATGGACG CCTTTGCAACAAATTGAATGGTACGGCGTGCCCCGCGGTTATAACGTCTCGTACCGTCGGGCAAACGCCGATACGCCTCTCGACGCCGTCAGCATCGAAGACCATAACGCCAACTCCTTTGTTCTGGAAGATCTGGAGGAGTTTACCATTTATCAGGTTATCGTTCAGGCGTATAACGATGTTGGCACGTCACAACCCAGTCCGCCGGCTACCGAACGCACCCGAGAAGCCA CTCCCAGTTCGGGACCGAAGACTGTTTCGGCTAACGAAACATCATCGACGACGATCGTGGTGCGCTGGAACGAAGTTGACCTCCTCCACCGCAACGGCATCATCGAGGGCTATAAAGTCTATTACGGAGCGCTCAACGTGCCCTTCCGCTACAAGAAGGTGCCGAGCAACGCCACTTTCACGACCACGCTAACGGAACTTCGCAAGTTCACCCAATACTCGATCCAAGTTTTGGCTTACACTCGCATTGGAGACGGAGTCCTTTCCGTTCCGCCGATCGTTGTTCAAACTATGGAGGATG TTCCTGGCGTGCCGTCAAATGTGTCGTTTCCCGACGTGTCCTTCTCGAGTGCCCGTGTCATTTGGGACGTTCCAGCCGAACCGAATGGCGAAATTCTTGCTTACCGGGTGACATATTTCATCGACTCGACTCAGGCGACAAATACGAGCAAAGAGTTTTCTCCGTCGGACCGAACTTACCGCGTCACCAATCTCGAAGCAGAGCAGTTTTATATGTTCCATATTGCGGCCAAGACGTCGCTGGGCTGGGGCCAAGCCGCCCGGGCGCTAGTCTACACGACCAACAGCCGCGATGCTCCTCAGCCTCCGTCAGCACCGCACGTCAGCCCCTCACAAATTCAAAGTCAACAAATCACGTTTAGTTGGGCTCCTGGAAGAGACGGCTTCGCTCCGTTGAG ATATTACACTGTTCAATACCGAGGAGACTCCAGTGGGCCGTGGCAGACGGTTAATGAACGTGTAGAGCCCACCGTTACATCCTACACTGTACACGCGTTGAAACCATTTACTGCTTATCAATTCCGGATCCag GCTATCAATGATATCGGTCCGAGTGGATGGAGTTCAGAATCGGAAGTAGTTCGAACACTACCCGCCGCCCCAGCTTCCGGCGTTGCTTCCGTGAAGGTGATTCCGATTACCACAACGAGCGTGCGAATAGTGTGGCATCCGTTGAGTGAAGATGCCTGGAACGGTGACGCCCACACGGCAGCCTACCGAATCGATTACCGTCAAATCACCGATTTCCCCACACCTGCGCTCCTTCAAG GTGGTggtcaaaaggaagaaatctATGATGGAAAGGCATCTCAGATGATATTGAACGACCTTGTCCGTGATAGGAATTACGAAATAATCGTCACTCCCTTCAACTCTCAAGGGCCgggtccttcttcttccccaaCGACCGTTTACGTAGGCGAGGCTGTACCAACCG GTGAACCACGCGAAGTGGCTGCTATCGCTACGTCGCCTACGGAAGTGCGGTTGACGTGGGTGGCGCCTTTGGCCAGCCAGCAGAACGGCGATTTGCTTGGCTACAAGATCTTTTACTTGGCAACGAGTCAAACCATTGACAAAGAAGAGATGGAGGTTGTGCCGGCTTCTCACGTAGCACACTCGTTGCCGTTCATGGACATGTTCACTGAATACCGCATACAAATCGTGGCCTTCAATCCAGCAGGCGACGGTCCACGATCTGTTCCAGTTACTGTTCGCACCTTACAGGGAATTCCTGGGAGCCCTGGATCTTTAAA ATTCAGCGACATTACGATGAACAGTTTGAAGGTGAGCTGGGAAGAACCCAAACAGCCCAATGGAGAAATCACTGGCTATGTAGTGACTTACGAAACGGCCCAACAAGATGAGACTTTCAGCAAGCAAGTCAAACAGAAAGTCACAACTACCTGGCTAGTGGTGGCCAATCTAGAAGAGGAGGTCACCTACTACTTTTCCGTTCGAGCATCCACCTTCGATTTGGGACCACCGGCCACTGGTAATGTAACTACTGGACCGCAAGAAGGCTCACCTGGACGGCCGAAAGATCTTTTAATCGCTCGAACTACTTCGTCCGTCAATTTGCAATGGGAAAATGGGCCAGCCGGTAAAGGCCCCATCGTTGGTTACTACATTGAAAGCCGAAAGAAAg TGGTGGCGGACTGGCAAATCA AAGAAGATCAGTGGCAAACGGTAGCACGCACTGATCAAGGCCCAATGCGAGAGTACAGCGTCTCTTATCAGAATCTGATGCCTTCGTCATCGTATACTTTCCGTATCGTAGCTTACAACAAATTTGGCATCTCCTATCCAGTCTACACTCACGATCCG TTTCTTACACCCAGCAAATTGTACTTGGAATACAgctacagtacccaccaaaagCCGTTTTATCACCAAACGTGGTTTTTGGTGACACTAGCTGCCGGCTCAGTAGTGATTATAACCTTGCTTGTGGCTGTTTTGTGCGTCAAGAGCAAAAGCTACAAATATAAAC ATGAAGCTCAAAAAACTTTAGAAGAATCGCTGACCAATGAAGAAATGGGTTTTGCTTTTGAAATGCGGCAGTCAAAACGAACGGGTACAATTGGAAGGAATACGCTTAGTCGTCGCTCGGTTGCTGGTTCCGTTGGAGTGCTCGGCGGCGGAACACTAGGCGGTGCTTCAGCCGGGCCGTCTGTGGTCGGTAAACCACCTCCGCGACCCGCACCCTCTTCTGTCGCATACAACAGTGACGACGAAAGCGCTCGAGGGGGTTACGATGAAAACCCTGACGATAGCAGTCTTACAGAAAAGCCATCGGAAATCAGTTCGACTGATTCTCAG GGATCTGAGAGTGAGCCAGAGAGCGAACGAGGTGAACCGCACTCATTCGTAAATCACTACGCCAATGTAAACGATACTTTGCGGCAATCATGGAAAAAGCAACGACCTGTCAAAAATTATACTTCGTTTACTGACTCTGAACAAGAGGGGTCTACTGTAGTCAGCCTCAATGGCGGACAAATCGTTATGAACAACAAAGCTAGAAGTAGAGCACCCTTACCAGGgttctcttcttttgtgtag